The DNA sequence CAAGGGCGTCTGGGCGTGGGCGGGCGAACTCGCGCCCGCCGCGGTGGACGCGTTCCGGGCCGCCGGGCGGGTCGAGGACGCGGTCAAGCTGGTGGAGGAGTTCGACGCGGGTCTCGTCGGCCGGGACGCGCCGTTGGCGCACGTGGCGTTGCGGATGTGCCGGGCGTTCCTGGCGCAGCAGCACGCCGCGCCCCTGCTCCGGGAGGCGCGTCGGGCAGCCGACGACCTGGGGCTGCGGTACTACTCGGCGGTGCTGTCCGAACGGATCGCGCGGACGGCGTTGGAGCGCGGTGACGACGCGGCGGCGGCCGAGCTGGGCGAGGTGGCGGCGCGGTTCGACGCGCTGGGTGCGAGCCGTGACGCGGCGAGGTGCCGGCACCTGGTGCGCGGCGCGGGTGTGCCGACGCCGTCACGGCGCGGTCGGCGCGGGTACGGCAACGCGTTGTCGCCGCGTGAGCGGGACGTGGCGCGGTTGCTGGCGCAGGGGCGGACGAACCGGGAGATCGCCGACGTGCTGTTCCTGTCGCCGCGCACGGTGGAGCAGCACGTGGCGCGGGTGCTGCGCAAGCTCGGCGTGGCGTCACGGGCGCAGCTGCGGGCCTGAGACGCCGCGAGGACCGGCGGGGTTGGCCCCGTCGGTCCTCGCGTCACTGCGTCCGACCGGTACGTGCGCCTAGAGGTACGAGCGCTGGCCCCACGGCATCGCCGCGGCGAGCTGGGCCCGCCTGCCGATGTCGAGCTTGCGGTAGATGCGGGTGATGTGGAGTTCGACGGCCCGGGTCGACACCGAGAAGTGCTCGGCGATCTGCCGGTTCGTCATGCCCTCCAACATCATCAGCGCGATCCGGTGCTCGTGCGGCGTCAACGGCTCGCGCGAGCGCGCTTCGGCGCTCTGCCCATCGCGCGGCCGGACGATGCCCGGCACGCGCTCACCTTCCGGCACACCCAGCAGCACGTGCCACTGGCGTATGCGCACCTCCGCGATCGACTGCGATCGCACGTACGGGTCACCGCGCACCAGGTCCCGGGCGGCGGCGTCGTCGGGCACCTGCACGATGAGCAGCACGCCGGAACCGTCGGCCCAGGGGCCGGTCCCGACGAGCACTCCCTGCTCGGCTAACGGACGCCAATATTCCCGGTGTGCGAGATGAATGGATCTCCGCACCTGGCGCGCATCACGAAATGTCAACTCAACGGCGAAAGCCACTGGACTGATCCCCATTTCATTCCGCGGCCGACTTTCGCCACATACTCAACTGGGGCGTTCATTTAGTGTCAAGTGAGACACATCACAACAGTGATATGGGAACCCGATGGCCCCTATAGCCGCTTTTCGAACCAGTGCTCCGCATAGCGGTCGCTGTTGAACGGGGGCACCTCACGGTAGCCGTGCTTGGCGTACAACGCCCGCGCTTCGACCAGGTCAGTACGGGTGTCGAGGCGAATGGCCGAAGCGCCAAATGAGACGGCGGCCTCCTCGACCGCGGCGAGCAGCGCCGCGCCGCCGCCGGTGCCGCGGGCGGCCGGATCGACGAACATCCGCTTCATCTCCGCCGTTTCGCGGTCTACCAGGCGAAACCCGACGCACCCTCGCACCTGCCCGCCGTGCCGGCCGACGAAGAACCGGACCAGGTCGTCGGTCGGGTCGTCGGCGATCGCCCGGTCGACCTCCGCCGGCGTGGCGGGCCGCCCGTAGTAGCGGGCGACGATGTCGGCCAGGTAGGTGCGGATCACCGCGACGGCGGTCGGGCTGTCAACCGGCTCCGGCTGAACGGTCCAGGAACTCATCGGCGGATTCTCGCCCCCGCTGGGCCATTCGGACACGTGGTTTTCGGCATTCCGGACGCGTGTAAAGTGCGGGCCCGTGGCAGCGCAACAGGTCCGGCTGGAGCGGGACGCCGTGGGACTGGCCCTGCTCACCGTCGACGCTCCCCCGCTGAACCTCTACACCGCCGAGCTGCAGGACCTGCTCGACGCGGCGGTCGAGGACCTGGAGCGACGGCCCGCGCGGGCGTTGCTGATCCGCTTCGAGGGCAGGGTCGTCAGCGGCGGCGTCGACGTCGGGCTGTTCGCCGCGCAGCAGACGTCCGCGCAGGCCAAGGCACTGCTGGACCAGATGCTGGAGCTGACCGACCGGGTGGCCGCGCTGCCGTTCCCGACCGTGTTCGCCGCGCACGGGCTGTGCCTGACGTGGGCGTTCGAGGTCGCGGTGGCGTGCGACATCGTGCTGGCCGCGCGCCGGGCGACGTTCGGGTTGGTGGAGAAGGTCGTCGGATTGACCCCGACCATGGGCGGCACGCAGCGGCTGGCCGCGCGGGCGGGCGTGGGTCGGGCCAAGGAGTTCGTGATGACCGGCGAGCGCTACGACGCGGCCACGCTGGAGCGGTGGGGCGTGGTCAACCGGGTGCTGCCGGACGAGGGGTTCGACGACGCGGCGCTGGCGTTCACGCAGGCGCTGGCGGCCGGGCCGACGGTGGCGCACGCGGCGACCAAGCGCGTGCTGGCGCACTTCGAGAGCGGCGGCGTGGCCGAGGCGAACGAGCACGTCACCTCGATCGCGGCCGAGCTGTTCGACACCGAGGACCTGCGCGGCGCGGTGCGGTCGTTCCTGGCCGACGGTCCGGGCAAGGCGACGTTCAGCGGTCGTTGAGCCGCGGGCCGAGGCTCAGCGGGGGTCGTAGGCGGCGGAGCCGTACCAGGCCAGGGCGGAGCGCAGCTCGACCACGTCCCGGTCGCGGCGCTTGCGGTAGCGCTCGTGCGAGATCGGGTAGACGCGCAGGCCGCCCTTGTGCCGGGTGAAGCTGCCGCGTCCCAGCGTGTCCGGGGTCTTGGCGGCCGGGACCAGCCAGACCACGAGCCACGGCCGGGCGTGGTGGGCGTCGACCTTGACCCGGGCGATGGCGTACCACGGCAGGCGGCGGTTCTCCGTGCCGTTGGACAGCGTGATGCCGTCGGGGCCGACGTCGAGGGTGAGCGGTGAGCGGGCGACGCCGACCAGGAGCCGGATGGCGGCCACGGCGAAGGCCAGGAACGCGACGAACGCGGCCAGCCGGACGGCGCCGGGCGCGCCTGCGGCCGGGTCGGCGATGGAGGCCGTGACGACGGCGGCCAGCGCGTTCGCCCCGGCCCAGCTCGAGCCGACGACGCGGGAGGTCTTGAACCGGACGCCGGTGGGGCGGACGTCCTTCGGTTCGGGGGTGATGCGGACCGGGGCCGCGGGCGGGGTGGGTGCGGACGGGGTGGGTGCGGGTGTGGGTGCGACCAGCGTCGGCGTTCTGGGCGGCGGGTCGTCCACCATGACCCGCGTCGGCGGCTTGGCTGGCAGCCGGCCCAGCTCGGTGTGCCGTTGCTCGACCATCGTGCGGACGCGTTCGGGCAGCCACGACGGGTCGTTGGACGGCGGGCCGATGGCTTCCAGCAGCCGTGCGGGCGTCGGCCGGTTCGCCGGTTCGCGGACCAGGCACGGCACGATCAGCGGCACCAGGCCCGGCGGCACGCGGGACAGGTCGGGCTCCTGGTGGACCACGCGGTAGACCAGCGCGGACGTGGCGCCCTCGCCGAACGGGCCGCCGCCGGTCGCGGCGTAGACCAGCACCGAGCCGAGCGCGAACACGTCGCTCTGCGTGGTGATCTGCTGGCCGATGACCTGTTCGGGTGACAAGTAACCGGGCGTGCCGAACACGATGCCCGCTTCGGTGAGCGCGGAGTGCTCCAGCGCGCGGGCGATGCCGAAGTCGATCACGCGGGGGCCGTCGTCGGCCAGCAGCACGTTCGACGGCTTGAGGTCGCGGTGGATCAGGCCCGCGCCGTGGATGGCGACCAGCGCCTCGGCCAGGCCGCCCGCGAGGCGGCGCACGGCCCGTTCCGGCAGGGGGCCGTGGTCCTGGACGACCTGCTGGAGGCTCGGGCCGGGGATGTACTCGGTGGCCATCCACGGCCGTTCGGCGTCGGGGTCGGCGTCCACGACGGTGGCGGTCCAGAAGCCGCCGACCGCGCGTGCCATCTCGACCTCGCGGCGGAAGCGCTCGCGGAACGGCGGGTTGTCGGCCAGCTCGGCGCGCGCGACCTTGACCGCGATCGGCCGCCCGCCGCGTGACCGCGCCAGGTAGACCGACCCCATCGCGCCGCGGCCGAGGGCGGCGAGCAGCGTGTAGTCGCCGATCCGCGACGGGGCGTTCGGGGGCAGTGGCTGCACGACACCCACACTAGATGCGCCGGCCACCCCGCTCGGGCAAGACGGCGAGGTTCGCGGCGCAGACCACAGCCGCGCAACCTCGGCGGGGGTCGCGGAGTCGAGCGCGCCTCAGGACCGCGCGGCGGGTCCTGAGCGTTGAATTCAGGGGTCCCGGACGTAGGACACTCGGGACCTGGGGGTTCGACGCTCGGGACCTGGAGGTTCGACTCACGGGGTGGTCAGGGAGAGGAGGGTTCGGGTGCGGGCGTGCCAGGAGTGGAGGTGGACGGAGGCGCGGAGGGCGGCCGGGGGCAGGAGCGGGCCGGTGGCCAGGGTGGCGCGCAGGGCGTCGACGAACTCCGTGTGCGTGCGGGCGGCGCGGACGCGGTCGGTGTAGCCGGCCAGCTCGGCGAAGTCGGTGCTGACCACCGGCAGGCCCAGGGCCAGGTACTCCTTCAGCTTGATCGGGTTCGACCGCTTGATCCAGTCGTTGTCCTGCCACGGCATGATCGCCACGTCGAACGCCGAGCCGTAGGCCGGGATCAGGCTGTAGGGGCGGAACCCGAGCCAGTGCACGTTCGGGTACTTGGCGAAGCGCTCCATCGGGTGCGTCGCGTCCCCGATCAGCACCAGGGACGCCTGCGGCAGCTCGACCGCGACGCGCTCCAGCAGGTCGAAGTCCACCACGAAGTCGTCCAGCGCCCCGAAGAAGCCGATGCGCGGGCCGGGGATCGAGCGCACGTCGTCCGGCCACTCGTGCTCCGGCCGCGCCACGAAGTGGTCGACGTCCACGCCGTGGTCGAGGAAGTGCGCCCGGTCGCCCGTGCGCGGCAGCTCCTCGGCCATCAGCGCCTGGCTGACGTACACGACGTGGTCGGAGTGGGCCAGGAGCTGGTTCTCCAGCGCCTCGATGGACGCCCGGTCGGCCTCCGGGAAGTCCGAGTGCCGGTCCGACCGGTTGAACACCAGGCGGTGCCGGCGCATCGGGGCGACCACGTCCCACGCGGTGGGGATGGTGACCATGATCACCGGCGTGCGCAGGCCCAGCGCGCGGGCCACCAGCCCGACCTGGGCCCGGACCAGCACGGCGTTGACCCGGCGCAGCAGCGGCGAGCCGTAGAACGGCAGGGGCAGCGGCGACATGACGTAGAACTCGGGCATCGGTCGGCGCACGAACTTGGCCACGCTGCGCAGCTTGCGCAGGATGCGCCGGGACACGTGCGTGCTGTTGCCCCGGGTGGGCATCCGCATGCCGATGCTGTTGACCACGAGCACCCGGCGGTGCCCGGCCATCGACCGCATCAGCTGGAAGTCCGAGTGCGCCCGGTTGTGGTACCACCAGTCCTGCGCGGAGAAGCACACCCAGCCCGGCTCGGGGCCCGCGCCGGGACGCGCCGGCCACCGCCGCCAGCGCAGCAGGTCGCCGACGGCCTTGCGGTGCTTCACGCCGCGCGGGGCGCGCAGCAGCTCGTTGAGCAGCACGGCGCACCACATGGCGAACGCCGCCAACCGGCCGTTGCGCTCGCGGACCATCCGCACGCGGTTCGTCGTGGCCATCGACCACAGCACCGGTGACGTCGACTGCTCGCCGCCGATGTGCACGGCACGCGCCCGCGGCTCGTAGCGGACGGAGAACCCGCGCTCGCCCGCGCGCAGCATGTACT is a window from the Saccharothrix saharensis genome containing:
- a CDS encoding GNAT family N-acetyltransferase, which codes for MSSWTVQPEPVDSPTAVAVIRTYLADIVARYYGRPATPAEVDRAIADDPTDDLVRFFVGRHGGQVRGCVGFRLVDRETAEMKRMFVDPAARGTGGGAALLAAVEEAAVSFGASAIRLDTRTDLVEARALYAKHGYREVPPFNSDRYAEHWFEKRL
- a CDS encoding LuxR C-terminal-related transcriptional regulator, with product MGISPVAFAVELTFRDARQVRRSIHLAHREYWRPLAEQGVLVGTGPWADGSGVLLIVQVPDDAAARDLVRGDPYVRSQSIAEVRIRQWHVLLGVPEGERVPGIVRPRDGQSAEARSREPLTPHEHRIALMMLEGMTNRQIAEHFSVSTRAVELHITRIYRKLDIGRRAQLAAAMPWGQRSYL
- a CDS encoding serine/threonine-protein kinase, giving the protein MQPLPPNAPSRIGDYTLLAALGRGAMGSVYLARSRGGRPIAVKVARAELADNPPFRERFRREVEMARAVGGFWTATVVDADPDAERPWMATEYIPGPSLQQVVQDHGPLPERAVRRLAGGLAEALVAIHGAGLIHRDLKPSNVLLADDGPRVIDFGIARALEHSALTEAGIVFGTPGYLSPEQVIGQQITTQSDVFALGSVLVYAATGGGPFGEGATSALVYRVVHQEPDLSRVPPGLVPLIVPCLVREPANRPTPARLLEAIGPPSNDPSWLPERVRTMVEQRHTELGRLPAKPPTRVMVDDPPPRTPTLVAPTPAPTPSAPTPPAAPVRITPEPKDVRPTGVRFKTSRVVGSSWAGANALAAVVTASIADPAAGAPGAVRLAAFVAFLAFAVAAIRLLVGVARSPLTLDVGPDGITLSNGTENRRLPWYAIARVKVDAHHARPWLVVWLVPAAKTPDTLGRGSFTRHKGGLRVYPISHERYRKRRDRDVVELRSALAWYGSAAYDPR
- a CDS encoding enoyl-CoA hydratase/isomerase family protein, which encodes MAAQQVRLERDAVGLALLTVDAPPLNLYTAELQDLLDAAVEDLERRPARALLIRFEGRVVSGGVDVGLFAAQQTSAQAKALLDQMLELTDRVAALPFPTVFAAHGLCLTWAFEVAVACDIVLAARRATFGLVEKVVGLTPTMGGTQRLAARAGVGRAKEFVMTGERYDAATLERWGVVNRVLPDEGFDDAALAFTQALAAGPTVAHAATKRVLAHFESGGVAEANEHVTSIAAELFDTEDLRGAVRSFLADGPGKATFSGR
- a CDS encoding glycosyltransferase, whose protein sequence is MPLAVVVVTYHSAEVVEDCLKSVAIALESIPDSRVVVVDNASGDDTLAIVARVAPHAQIVARSSNDGFAAGVNAGFAAAPDCDVLVLNPDIRLHRDAVALLRAALALPGTGIAVPRLTGVDGAPQLSLRRTPSPLRALGEAVLGGTRAGRREALGEVVVEPLRYETAGTADWATGAAWLISREAREATGVLEERYFLYSEETEYMLRAGERGFSVRYEPRARAVHIGGEQSTSPVLWSMATTNRVRMVRERNGRLAAFAMWCAVLLNELLRAPRGVKHRKAVGDLLRWRRWPARPGAGPEPGWVCFSAQDWWYHNRAHSDFQLMRSMAGHRRVLVVNSIGMRMPTRGNSTHVSRRILRKLRSVAKFVRRPMPEFYVMSPLPLPFYGSPLLRRVNAVLVRAQVGLVARALGLRTPVIMVTIPTAWDVVAPMRRHRLVFNRSDRHSDFPEADRASIEALENQLLAHSDHVVYVSQALMAEELPRTGDRAHFLDHGVDVDHFVARPEHEWPDDVRSIPGPRIGFFGALDDFVVDFDLLERVAVELPQASLVLIGDATHPMERFAKYPNVHWLGFRPYSLIPAYGSAFDVAIMPWQDNDWIKRSNPIKLKEYLALGLPVVSTDFAELAGYTDRVRAARTHTEFVDALRATLATGPLLPPAALRASVHLHSWHARTRTLLSLTTP